A section of the Longimicrobiales bacterium genome encodes:
- a CDS encoding M24 family metallopeptidase, producing the protein MRTPYVLLCAASLGLTACGAPGAPAVASDGPALLTWSEQMAVRDQWLTQRHDALLPMMRRHGIGMWIVVNEEFHDDPLTEYVAPARPYTGRRDVYVFVDAGDAGLRKVAAVGYWEETVASFFEAPVDPDPANVVLQNLYEEHQPATIGLGIGGSRGMTRSLTHDSYAFLANAMGPEAEARFVSAAPLIEEYLATRLPSEFAHYEQLVALTEAITKTAFSGEVITPGTTTVGDVRRFMYDELWRNGVGTWFQPDLRVQRHALAEVGSRGFLAVASETTVIEPGDLIHVDFGISYMGLDSDWQKMAYVLGPDEDDAPDGLKAAFANTVALQDALTLRASRPGRTAGEAYTAAMEEVEQLGIEAQIYSHPLGNHGHGMGPSIDFRSAGRSDATSKPLVEGSYISIELNTKTAVAEWDGQDVYIMQEDPAFLTPDGWRFFRPRQEAFYLIR; encoded by the coding sequence GTGCGGACTCCCTACGTTCTTCTGTGTGCTGCATCTCTCGGCCTGACCGCATGCGGGGCTCCGGGCGCACCCGCGGTCGCGTCAGACGGGCCGGCCCTCCTCACATGGTCCGAGCAGATGGCGGTGCGCGACCAGTGGCTCACGCAGCGTCACGATGCTCTCCTCCCCATGATGCGCCGGCACGGCATCGGGATGTGGATCGTGGTCAACGAGGAATTCCACGACGATCCGCTTACCGAGTACGTCGCTCCCGCACGTCCGTACACGGGGCGCCGTGACGTCTATGTGTTCGTCGATGCCGGGGACGCAGGGCTTCGGAAGGTGGCGGCCGTCGGCTATTGGGAGGAGACGGTCGCGAGCTTCTTTGAGGCGCCCGTGGATCCCGACCCGGCCAACGTTGTCCTGCAGAACCTCTATGAAGAGCACCAACCGGCGACGATCGGGCTCGGTATCGGGGGCAGCCGTGGCATGACACGAAGCCTGACCCACGACTCCTACGCGTTCCTAGCGAATGCCATGGGCCCTGAGGCCGAAGCGCGCTTCGTGAGCGCCGCACCGCTCATCGAGGAGTACCTCGCGACGCGCCTGCCTTCCGAGTTCGCCCACTATGAGCAGCTGGTGGCTCTGACGGAGGCGATCACGAAAACAGCCTTTTCGGGCGAGGTCATCACGCCCGGCACGACGACCGTGGGTGACGTGCGCCGCTTCATGTACGACGAGTTGTGGCGCAACGGGGTGGGGACTTGGTTCCAACCGGACCTCCGTGTTCAACGTCACGCGTTGGCGGAGGTCGGATCCCGTGGGTTCCTGGCCGTCGCATCCGAAACGACTGTGATCGAGCCGGGCGACCTCATCCACGTCGACTTCGGGATCTCGTACATGGGGCTCGACAGCGATTGGCAGAAGATGGCGTACGTGCTGGGGCCGGATGAAGACGACGCGCCGGATGGACTCAAGGCCGCGTTCGCGAACACGGTAGCGTTGCAGGATGCGCTGACGCTCCGCGCGTCGCGCCCCGGTCGCACGGCGGGCGAGGCTTATACGGCTGCGATGGAGGAGGTCGAGCAACTCGGCATCGAGGCGCAGATCTATTCGCATCCCTTGGGCAACCACGGACACGGCATGGGGCCGAGCATCGACTTTCGCAGCGCGGGTCGGTCAGACGCCACGTCGAAGCCGCTCGTCGAGGGCTCGTACATCTCCATCGAACTGAACACGAAGACAGCGGTAGCGGAGTGGGACGGGCAGGACGTGTACATCATGCAGGAGGACCCCGCCTTCCTCACCCCGGACGGGTGGCGTTTCTTCCGGCCTCGTCAGGAGGCGTTCTACCTCATTCGTTGA
- a CDS encoding M24 family metallopeptidase, translated as MTPTRTLLLVLSLLLVASPAAAQLPRAEQTRPDNVVLTHRQEDPLIKERITDRFDELLPELMRREGFDMWLVITREYNSDPVFRSMAPITTYSSRRRTIIMFHDLGPGQGVERLSVGRSDYQGVFDVYRTHNDSQYVNLARLIEERDPQRIGINVSDRWNHADGLTHNEYMRLEGALSDKYVDRLESAEMLAVSWLEAKLPRETDQYRSVMRVAHQIIAEAFSNEVIVPGVTTNQDVVWWMRQRVAELGLGQWFHPSVNVQRRGGVPEAGAHGTVIERGDMLHTDFGIIGLGYSTDTQHNAYVLLPGETDAPEGLKEGLRRANRLQDLTMMNGPAGTTGNEALAGALAQAATEGLQATIYCHPIGYHGHAAGPPIGMTDYQTGVPVRGDYQLRPNTWHSIELNARYDVPEWDGQSVRFALEEDAALLEDGWDWVDGRQTEFYLIR; from the coding sequence ATGACCCCTACACGCACGCTCCTCCTTGTCCTCTCGCTCCTCCTCGTCGCGAGCCCGGCAGCCGCTCAGCTCCCACGCGCCGAGCAGACACGCCCCGACAACGTCGTCCTGACACATCGCCAGGAAGATCCGTTGATCAAGGAGCGCATCACGGATCGGTTCGACGAGCTCCTGCCGGAGTTGATGCGCCGAGAAGGCTTCGACATGTGGCTCGTGATCACGCGGGAGTACAACTCGGACCCGGTCTTCCGTTCGATGGCGCCCATCACGACCTACTCTTCGCGGCGTAGGACCATCATCATGTTCCACGATCTCGGTCCCGGTCAGGGAGTGGAACGCCTCAGCGTCGGTCGCTCGGACTATCAGGGCGTCTTCGACGTGTATCGGACGCACAACGACTCGCAGTACGTGAACCTCGCGCGCCTCATCGAGGAGCGTGACCCGCAGCGCATTGGGATCAACGTGTCCGACAGGTGGAATCACGCGGACGGGCTCACGCACAACGAGTACATGCGCCTAGAGGGCGCATTGAGCGACAAGTACGTGGACCGGCTCGAATCCGCCGAGATGCTCGCCGTGAGTTGGCTCGAGGCGAAGCTGCCGCGGGAGACGGATCAGTACCGTAGCGTGATGCGTGTTGCTCATCAGATCATCGCGGAAGCGTTCTCCAACGAGGTGATCGTCCCGGGTGTGACGACGAATCAGGACGTCGTCTGGTGGATGCGTCAGCGGGTCGCTGAGCTCGGGCTCGGGCAGTGGTTCCATCCGTCTGTGAACGTGCAGCGGCGCGGGGGAGTCCCGGAGGCCGGTGCGCACGGCACGGTCATCGAACGCGGAGACATGCTGCACACCGACTTCGGCATTATTGGTCTGGGCTACTCCACCGACACGCAACACAACGCGTACGTGCTTCTGCCCGGAGAGACCGACGCACCCGAGGGGCTCAAGGAAGGTCTGCGCCGCGCGAACCGGCTCCAGGACCTGACGATGATGAACGGCCCTGCCGGCACGACGGGGAACGAGGCCCTGGCCGGGGCGCTCGCCCAAGCCGCAACCGAAGGCCTCCAAGCGACGATCTACTGTCACCCCATCGGATACCACGGACACGCCGCGGGCCCGCCAATAGGGATGACGGACTACCAGACTGGGGTTCCCGTCCGCGGTGACTATCAGCTGCGTCCGAACACCTGGCACTCCATCGAATTGAATGCGCGCTACGACGTGCCGGAGTGGGACGGGCAATCCGTGCGTTTCGCGCTGGAGGAAGACGCGGCACTGTTAGAGGACGGGTGGGATTGGGTCGATGGGAGACAGACTGAGTTCTACCTGATTCGCTGA
- a CDS encoding radical SAM protein, with protein sequence MRYEGKVYRPPSEARSYIMQATIGCSHNLCTYCDMYRGVDFRERPLPEVLEDVEAAGQLYNDVEKVFVADGDALVMDVDRWLTVLEAVKSAFPLLRQVACYATAGNVLEKTEAELEQLREAGLTLLYIGPESGDDETLRRLVKGGTFDDHANAAAKTHAAGLELSMITLLGAGGVERSAEHAKATARLVTAMDPEYLASLTLTIIPGTPLQRMMEKGRFELPDVNGLLTELRTIVHEARPSNALFRTNHASNYVPIGGRLPQDRERMVAALDAALAGEIPLRPEHMRGL encoded by the coding sequence ATGCGCTACGAAGGCAAAGTCTACCGACCGCCGTCTGAGGCGCGCTCGTACATCATGCAAGCGACCATCGGTTGTTCACACAACCTGTGTACGTACTGCGACATGTACCGCGGCGTGGACTTCCGGGAACGCCCCTTGCCCGAAGTCCTCGAGGATGTCGAGGCTGCCGGCCAACTCTACAACGACGTAGAAAAGGTCTTCGTCGCGGACGGCGACGCACTCGTCATGGACGTCGATCGATGGCTTACCGTTCTCGAGGCCGTCAAGAGTGCCTTCCCGCTCCTCCGCCAAGTCGCCTGTTATGCCACGGCCGGGAACGTGCTCGAGAAGACCGAGGCTGAACTCGAACAGCTGCGCGAAGCGGGGCTGACGCTCCTCTACATCGGACCAGAGTCCGGAGACGACGAGACACTACGTCGGCTCGTGAAGGGCGGGACATTCGACGACCATGCAAACGCGGCCGCCAAGACTCATGCCGCGGGGCTCGAGCTGAGTATGATCACTCTCCTCGGAGCCGGCGGAGTCGAGCGGAGCGCAGAACATGCGAAAGCGACGGCACGTCTCGTCACCGCGATGGACCCTGAGTATCTCGCATCGCTGACGCTGACCATCATCCCCGGCACACCCCTTCAGAGGATGATGGAGAAGGGACGCTTCGAACTTCCGGACGTGAACGGGCTCCTTACCGAGCTACGCACGATCGTCCACGAGGCGCGGCCCTCCAACGCACTCTTCCGCACAAACCACGCATCGAATTACGTACCGATCGGCGGGCGACTGCCGCAGGACCGAGAGCGCATGGTTGCTGCGTTGGACGCGGCACTGGCTGGCGAAATCCCGCTCCGGCCGGAGCACATGCGCGGCTTGTAG
- a CDS encoding RidA family protein, which produces MPNLPTRRRFFGGAATAALGFMLPERLIAVTGRPQVRPEARLAELGIVLPTPVAPVATYVPTVLVGNVLYAAGHTPRMPDGSPGFQGKVGDDYSLEEGRAAAYQCGLNILATVRNALGSLDRVERLIRTFGMVNATPDFTQQPQVINGFSDFMVDIFGEEAGKGTRAAVGMGSLPGGMAAEIETYWVVRN; this is translated from the coding sequence ATGCCCAATCTCCCGACCCGCCGCCGATTCTTTGGCGGCGCTGCGACCGCCGCCCTCGGATTCATGCTCCCGGAGCGCTTGATAGCGGTCACCGGACGCCCTCAGGTACGCCCCGAAGCCCGCCTCGCCGAACTCGGAATCGTCTTGCCGACACCGGTTGCTCCGGTCGCCACTTATGTGCCCACGGTCTTGGTGGGGAACGTTCTTTATGCTGCTGGACACACACCTCGCATGCCTGATGGCTCACCCGGTTTTCAGGGTAAGGTGGGAGACGATTATTCCCTAGAAGAAGGGCGTGCTGCCGCGTACCAATGCGGGTTGAACATCCTCGCCACGGTGCGGAACGCCTTGGGCAGCTTGGATCGTGTAGAGAGACTCATACGCACCTTCGGAATGGTGAACGCGACGCCTGATTTCACCCAACAGCCACAAGTCATCAATGGCTTCAGTGACTTCATGGTTGATATTTTTGGCGAAGAAGCGGGTAAGGGGACACGTGCGGCGGTGGGCATGGGCTCGCTACCGGGTGGCATGGCAGCCGAAATCGAAACGTACTGGGTGGTAAGGAACTGA